The following coding sequences lie in one Planctomycetota bacterium genomic window:
- a CDS encoding anthranilate synthase component I family protein codes for MAASRETIAGAPLVMELSPAPDTEAAFQRFAALPHCVFFDSARRDTQLGRYSFLAADPYEFIEAHEAATAWPCWQTTLDAWRAETVPGLPPFQGGLAGLVSYDLGRQLEPVPAAAHDEFRLPLLALGCYDVVLAWDHVAGRAWLISQGAPAREPAERSRRAKERLETFLDVLHRQPFPSSPANDRPKANATTITAPQFAVPGFPGLTSNFSREQYLRTVERAIEYVAAGDIFQVNLSQRLLYPAVMPAPELYRHLRRCNPATFSGYFDLGAEQLVSASPERFLHLSHGAVEARPIKGTRPRTARAEADLFAGDDLQASEKDRAENVMIVDLLRNDLSRVCQPDSVHVTQLCSLERYEFVQHLVSAVRGQVRAELGPLDLWRATIPGGSITGAPKVRAMQIISELEPTARGPYCGNLFYLGYDGAMDSSILIRTLTVAGGWYQFPVGGGIVAQSDPRAEYDETWHKAAGLLEALRPFS; via the coding sequence ATGGCCGCATCGCGAGAAACCATCGCCGGCGCGCCGCTGGTCATGGAACTTTCGCCGGCGCCCGACACCGAGGCGGCCTTTCAGCGGTTTGCCGCGCTGCCCCATTGCGTCTTCTTTGACAGCGCACGGCGCGACACCCAGTTGGGACGCTACTCGTTCCTGGCCGCCGACCCGTACGAGTTCATCGAAGCGCACGAGGCCGCGACCGCGTGGCCATGTTGGCAGACGACGCTCGACGCCTGGCGGGCCGAGACAGTGCCAGGGTTGCCGCCGTTTCAGGGAGGGTTGGCGGGACTGGTGAGCTATGACCTGGGGCGTCAGCTCGAACCTGTGCCAGCCGCCGCGCACGACGAGTTTCGCTTGCCGCTGTTGGCGCTGGGTTGCTACGACGTGGTGCTGGCCTGGGATCATGTGGCCGGCCGGGCGTGGTTGATCTCGCAAGGAGCGCCGGCCCGCGAGCCCGCCGAGCGCTCGCGGCGCGCCAAGGAGCGGCTCGAAACCTTTCTCGACGTGCTTCATCGGCAGCCGTTTCCTAGTTCACCGGCCAATGATCGTCCCAAGGCGAATGCGACAACCATCACCGCGCCGCAATTCGCCGTGCCTGGCTTTCCGGGGTTAACCAGCAATTTCTCGCGCGAGCAATACTTGCGCACCGTCGAGCGAGCCATCGAATACGTCGCGGCTGGCGACATCTTTCAAGTCAACCTGTCACAGCGGTTGCTGTATCCCGCAGTGATGCCGGCCCCGGAACTCTATCGCCACCTACGGCGTTGCAACCCGGCCACGTTTTCGGGTTATTTCGATCTGGGGGCCGAACAGCTTGTCAGCGCATCGCCCGAGCGATTCTTGCATCTGTCGCACGGGGCGGTCGAAGCGCGCCCGATCAAGGGGACACGTCCGCGAACCGCCCGGGCCGAGGCCGATTTGTTCGCCGGCGACGATCTGCAAGCCAGCGAGAAGGACCGGGCCGAGAATGTGATGATCGTTGACCTGTTGCGCAACGATCTGTCGCGCGTCTGTCAACCTGACAGCGTCCACGTGACGCAACTTTGCTCGCTCGAACGCTATGAATTCGTGCAACACCTGGTGTCGGCGGTGCGCGGCCAGGTGCGCGCCGAGTTGGGGCCGCTCGATCTGTGGCGAGCCACGATCCCGGGCGGATCGATCACCGGCGCGCCCAAGGTGCGGGCCATGCAAATCATCTCGGAACTCGAACCGACCGCCCGCGGGCCTTACTGTGGCAACCTGTTTTACCTTGGCTATGACGGGGCGATGGACTCCAGTATTCTGATTCGTACGCTGACCGTCGCCGGTGGTTGGTACCAGTTCCCGGTTGGCGGCGGCATTGTCGCCCAATCGGACCCGCGGGCCGAATACGACGAGACCTGGCACAAGGCGGCCGGCCTGCTCGAAGCATTGCGGCCATTCTCATGA
- a CDS encoding dihydropteroate synthase — protein MPREHIHFVTGKLAEPALRKVLAILSERAGFDHSISVLKISVAALMTPDWISRRLHVPPEATRVVVPGLCAGDLATIVTSAGKPVIRGPKDLRDLPEFFGDRREDELDGTFDIAILAEINHAPRLAREQILDLAARYHGDGADLIDLGCDPGGGWTGVADTVRALCDAGHRVSIDTMDPTEAASAVAAGAELVLSVNSGNREVAAEWGCEVVVVPDEPKSLQGLDETIEFLVQRGVKFRIDPILEPIGFGFAHSLGRYLAARRRYPDAEIMMGIGNLTELTDADSAGLNVLLLGFCQELGIRSVLTTEVINWARTSVKECDLARRLVHHAVTHQTLPKRLEPRLVMLRDTKVREFGPEGLEQLRAGIRDNNYRIFAEGGALHLIGSGFHLRGRDPFELFAALSATGATNLDASHSFYLGYEMAKALTALQLDKQYRQDQALDWGFLTVPEATHRAPASGQNKTPAEDEAS, from the coding sequence ATGCCGCGCGAGCACATTCATTTCGTCACGGGAAAACTGGCCGAGCCGGCGCTGCGCAAGGTGCTGGCGATACTTTCCGAGCGCGCCGGCTTCGACCATTCGATCAGCGTGCTGAAGATTTCGGTGGCTGCCCTGATGACTCCCGATTGGATTTCACGCCGGCTGCATGTGCCACCAGAAGCCACTCGCGTGGTCGTGCCCGGCTTGTGCGCTGGCGACCTGGCGACAATCGTCACATCGGCCGGCAAGCCGGTGATCCGCGGCCCGAAAGATTTACGCGATCTGCCCGAGTTCTTTGGCGACCGCCGCGAAGACGAACTAGATGGGACGTTCGACATTGCGATTCTGGCCGAGATCAATCACGCGCCGCGGCTAGCGCGCGAACAAATCCTAGACTTGGCGGCGCGCTATCACGGCGACGGGGCCGATCTGATCGACCTGGGTTGCGATCCCGGTGGTGGCTGGACCGGCGTGGCCGACACGGTGCGCGCGCTGTGCGACGCCGGCCATCGCGTCTCGATCGACACGATGGACCCGACCGAGGCGGCCAGCGCCGTCGCGGCCGGCGCTGAACTGGTCCTTTCCGTGAACAGCGGCAATCGCGAGGTGGCGGCCGAGTGGGGCTGTGAAGTGGTCGTCGTGCCCGACGAGCCCAAGAGTCTGCAAGGGCTCGACGAGACGATCGAGTTCCTCGTCCAGCGCGGTGTGAAGTTCCGTATCGACCCGATCTTGGAGCCGATCGGCTTTGGCTTTGCCCACAGTCTGGGGCGGTATCTCGCGGCGCGGCGACGCTACCCCGATGCCGAAATCATGATGGGGATCGGCAATCTGACCGAGCTGACCGATGCCGACAGCGCCGGGTTGAATGTCCTGCTGCTGGGCTTCTGCCAAGAGCTAGGCATTCGCAGCGTCCTGACGACCGAGGTGATTAACTGGGCTCGGACCAGTGTGAAGGAATGCGACCTGGCTCGACGGCTGGTACATCATGCGGTCACGCACCAGACCTTGCCCAAGCGGCTGGAACCCCGGCTGGTGATGCTGCGCGATACCAAGGTGCGCGAGTTCGGACCCGAGGGGCTAGAGCAACTGCGCGCCGGTATTCGCGACAACAACTACCGCATCTTTGCCGAAGGGGGCGCGTTGCACCTGATTGGCTCGGGCTTTCACCTGAGGGGCCGCGACCCGTTCGAGCTGTTTGCCGCGCTTTCGGCCACGGGGGCGACGAACTTAGACGCCAGTCATAGCTTTTACCTGGGCTATGAAATGGCCAAGGCACTGACGGCGCTGCAACTGGACAAGCAATACCGGCAGGACCAGGCGCTCGACTGGGGCTTTCTAACCGTGCCGGAGGCGACCCACCGCGCGCCCGCGAGCGGTCAGAACAAGACACCCGCCGAAGACGAGGCGTCCTGA
- a CDS encoding SDR family oxidoreductase has translation MTTPTHELAGQTAVVTGASSGIGRATALELASAGADLIIHARRSQSALDTLAAELRGRGVQVKALLADLGDPAEQDRLVAEAWAWRGRVDVWVNNAGVDVLTGEAARWSFEQKIASLWQVDVVATLRLSRDIGGRMSSQGHGVIINTGWDQAEQGMTGDSGQIFAAVKGAVMAATRSLAQALAPQVRVNCVAPGWIQTEWGHGASSDWQNRARKECLLERWGQPDDVARATRFLASPAAAFITGQTLNVNGGFRFGSPQQ, from the coding sequence ATGACGACGCCCACCCACGAACTCGCTGGCCAGACGGCCGTCGTCACCGGAGCGTCCAGCGGCATCGGCCGCGCCACCGCGCTGGAATTGGCGTCGGCCGGAGCGGACCTGATTATTCACGCCCGGCGTTCGCAGTCGGCGCTCGACACCTTGGCTGCCGAGCTACGCGGTCGAGGCGTGCAAGTCAAAGCACTTTTGGCCGACCTCGGCGACCCGGCTGAACAAGACCGGCTAGTCGCCGAGGCTTGGGCCTGGCGCGGCCGCGTCGACGTCTGGGTCAATAACGCCGGCGTTGACGTGCTGACCGGCGAGGCGGCGCGCTGGAGCTTCGAGCAGAAGATCGCGTCCCTGTGGCAGGTCGACGTGGTTGCCACGTTGCGGCTGTCGCGCGACATTGGCGGGCGGATGAGCTCGCAAGGGCACGGCGTGATCATCAACACCGGCTGGGACCAGGCCGAGCAAGGAATGACCGGTGACAGCGGCCAGATCTTTGCGGCCGTCAAAGGGGCCGTCATGGCCGCCACGCGCAGCCTGGCCCAAGCGCTAGCGCCGCAGGTGCGCGTGAACTGCGTCGCGCCGGGCTGGATACAAACGGAGTGGGGGCACGGCGCGTCGAGCGACTGGCAGAACCGCGCCCGGAAGGAATGCTTGCTCGAACGCTGGGGCCAACCCGACGACGTGGCCCGCGCGACTCGGTTCCTGGCCTCTCCGGCGGCCGCGTTCATCACCGGGCAAACGCTCAACGTCAACGGCGGCTTTCGCTTTGGATCGCCACAGCAATGA
- a CDS encoding ACP S-malonyltransferase — MAIVDLKSRLLTTTVAFRGYNTTNLGRSAECLAHPLYGPIVARWLKEASEHVAEATSQKVDLVERVRAGRESTIESFAEDIGLIMGMELAQLEILRTCFGVEYERVRSSFGYSLGEITALVASGVYDLGSVLRPLAALAGDCAELSHDVTMGVVFSRGPALDFEGVDRLCLQITTEAKGVIAVSSRLGPNAALVLGQGTTVDRFKDRVSEELSAPVHVRKNSGRWPPLHTPLLWQKNVPNRAGLLMQNMPGGFKTPRPTIVSLVTGKASYNDYNSRELMMRWLDHPLFLWDAIYELLSGGVEVVIHVGPGPNLVPATFKRLADNVRGQFGATRFSELELQALGGMARRPWLQRVLPARVALLRAPFVQHVVLEDWLLEMKPA, encoded by the coding sequence ATGGCGATTGTCGACCTCAAATCCCGGCTGCTGACCACCACGGTGGCCTTTCGCGGCTACAACACCACGAATCTGGGGCGCAGCGCCGAGTGCCTGGCGCATCCGCTATACGGTCCAATCGTCGCGCGCTGGCTGAAAGAAGCTTCGGAGCATGTCGCGGAAGCGACGAGCCAAAAGGTCGATCTGGTCGAGCGCGTCCGCGCCGGTCGCGAAAGCACCATCGAAAGCTTCGCCGAGGACATCGGCCTGATCATGGGCATGGAACTGGCCCAGTTGGAAATTCTGCGCACCTGTTTCGGCGTCGAATATGAACGGGTTCGTTCCTCGTTCGGCTATAGCTTGGGCGAGATCACGGCGCTGGTAGCGAGCGGGGTTTACGACCTGGGCTCCGTGCTGCGGCCGTTGGCGGCGCTGGCCGGAGATTGTGCCGAGTTGTCGCATGATGTGACGATGGGGGTCGTCTTTTCGCGCGGGCCAGCCCTCGATTTCGAGGGTGTCGATCGGCTCTGCCTGCAAATCACAACCGAAGCCAAAGGGGTGATCGCGGTCTCGTCGCGACTGGGGCCGAACGCGGCCTTGGTGTTGGGCCAGGGAACGACCGTCGATCGGTTCAAAGATCGAGTCAGCGAGGAGTTGAGCGCCCCGGTTCATGTGCGCAAGAACAGCGGACGCTGGCCGCCGCTGCATACACCGCTATTGTGGCAAAAGAACGTGCCGAACCGCGCTGGCCTGCTGATGCAAAACATGCCCGGCGGGTTCAAGACCCCGCGTCCCACGATCGTGTCGCTGGTCACGGGCAAGGCCAGCTACAACGACTACAACAGTCGCGAGCTGATGATGCGTTGGCTCGACCACCCGCTGTTTTTGTGGGATGCGATTTATGAGTTGCTGTCCGGCGGTGTCGAAGTGGTGATTCACGTCGGGCCGGGACCGAACCTGGTGCCAGCCACGTTCAAGCGCTTGGCCGACAACGTCCGCGGGCAATTTGGCGCCACGCGGTTCAGCGAATTGGAACTGCAAGCGCTCGGCGGCATGGCACGCCGGCCGTGGCTGCAACGTGTGCTGCCCGCGCGCGTGGCTTTGCTGCGCGCACCATTCGTGCAGCACGTGGTGCTGGAGGATTGGCTGCTCGAGATGAAGCCGGCGTGA
- a CDS encoding PQQ-binding-like beta-propeller repeat protein, which translates to MPASIQSPRPRRWWPLFAIVAFGVCLATGCYIAFQDDSAPQTLATLISIWLTMAWVAAWLIFFSPLSASTRRGLGLAAVVLLVVLFSTVKLEGCRGDNSPVFAWRFKARPAPPAPPRAKPDEKTPIAVDLTKTTSADWPQFLGPNDNLQVTGANLARDWTAQPPKELWRATVGLGWGSFAVVGDYAVTMEQHGEGAQIEEWVVCYQKTTGRVCWTHVDPHSFESVVGGKGPRSTPTIRNGRVYTFGALGRLNCLDGATGQPVWSKSLYDESIEEQKKLFPEWGKSCSPLVVDDLVIISRGVHPFNSLEAYDAATGDLRWSAGGAASAYDSPALATFDGTRQVVIVNAESVDAHDLLTGKLLWHYRWEGAMPKVPQPVPINAQELWVGAGYGVGCKLLKVLHVRNEWSTEQLWQSKQLKPKFTNIIVRDGFAYGLDDGKTLVCLDLGNGKAKWRSGRYGHGQVLGVDGLLLVQSEDGEIVLVDATPEKATELTRFQALHDKTWNQPVLAGRYLLVRNDQEAACYELPEEVASR; encoded by the coding sequence ATGCCTGCATCAATCCAATCGCCGCGTCCGCGTCGCTGGTGGCCCTTGTTTGCCATTGTGGCCTTCGGCGTCTGTCTGGCCACGGGTTGTTACATCGCCTTCCAGGACGACAGCGCTCCCCAGACCCTGGCCACGCTGATTTCGATTTGGCTCACCATGGCCTGGGTGGCCGCCTGGTTGATCTTCTTTTCGCCGTTGTCAGCCTCGACGCGGCGCGGCCTGGGCCTGGCGGCGGTTGTGTTACTGGTGGTGCTGTTCAGCACGGTGAAACTCGAAGGCTGCCGTGGCGACAACAGTCCCGTCTTTGCCTGGCGGTTCAAGGCTCGGCCGGCCCCTCCCGCCCCGCCGCGTGCCAAGCCCGACGAGAAAACGCCCATTGCCGTCGATCTGACCAAGACCACTTCGGCCGATTGGCCGCAGTTCTTGGGGCCAAACGACAATCTTCAAGTGACCGGCGCGAACCTGGCGCGCGATTGGACGGCCCAGCCGCCGAAAGAACTCTGGCGCGCGACGGTCGGCCTGGGTTGGGGCTCGTTTGCCGTGGTCGGCGACTATGCCGTCACGATGGAACAACACGGCGAAGGCGCTCAAATTGAAGAATGGGTCGTCTGTTACCAGAAAACCACTGGCCGAGTCTGCTGGACTCATGTTGACCCGCACTCGTTCGAATCGGTCGTTGGCGGCAAGGGCCCCCGTTCGACCCCCACGATTCGCAACGGTCGGGTCTATACCTTTGGCGCGCTGGGGCGGTTGAACTGTCTGGACGGCGCGACGGGCCAGCCGGTATGGAGCAAATCGCTCTACGACGAAAGCATCGAAGAGCAGAAGAAGCTCTTTCCCGAGTGGGGCAAAAGCTGCTCGCCCCTCGTGGTCGACGATCTGGTGATCATTAGTCGCGGCGTCCACCCGTTCAATTCGCTCGAGGCGTACGACGCGGCAACCGGCGACCTGCGCTGGTCGGCCGGCGGGGCGGCCTCGGCTTATGACTCGCCGGCGCTGGCCACGTTTGACGGCACGCGGCAAGTGGTGATCGTCAATGCCGAGAGTGTCGACGCGCACGACCTGCTGACCGGCAAGTTGTTGTGGCACTACCGCTGGGAAGGGGCCATGCCCAAGGTGCCGCAGCCGGTGCCGATCAACGCCCAGGAACTGTGGGTCGGCGCCGGCTATGGCGTCGGCTGCAAACTGTTAAAGGTGCTCCACGTGCGCAATGAATGGAGCACGGAACAGCTTTGGCAAAGCAAGCAGCTCAAGCCCAAGTTCACGAATATCATCGTTCGCGACGGCTTTGCCTATGGCCTGGACGATGGCAAGACACTCGTCTGTTTGGACCTGGGCAACGGCAAAGCGAAATGGCGCTCGGGCCGTTACGGCCACGGCCAGGTACTAGGCGTCGATGGTTTGCTCTTGGTGCAATCGGAAGACGGCGAGATCGTGCTGGTGGACGCCACGCCTGAGAAGGCAACGGAACTGACCCGCTTTCAGGCCCTGCATGACAAGACCTGGAACCAGCCGGTCTTGGCCGGCAGGTACTTACTGGTTCGCAACGACCAAGAAGCGGCGTGCTATGAATTGCCGGAAGAAGTTGCAAGTCGTTAG
- a CDS encoding alpha/beta hydrolase, with the protein MEEYMVFHPVPYVPEAYEPMDAQLKDAWAAAVSATEGIEELAARRVPMEDAWFESADGTALHGWLARCAEPRAVVLYCHGNAGNISYLRSMLEDLTLNHQLTVLAFDYRGYGRSEGIPNEQGILDDARAARAWLAEHAGIGEREIVLMGRSLGGGVAVDLAAKDGARGLILESTFTSMPEVAAEHVKVLPLRSVMRTRLNSLAKIADYHGPLLQSHGDADRLIPYAMGRKLHEAAPGPKRFVTITGGDHNDAQSTEYFQALDEFIASLPPPSGR; encoded by the coding sequence ATGGAAGAATACATGGTCTTCCATCCGGTTCCGTACGTGCCCGAAGCCTACGAGCCGATGGACGCACAGCTTAAAGACGCCTGGGCCGCCGCGGTTAGCGCCACCGAGGGGATCGAAGAGTTAGCCGCGCGGCGCGTACCGATGGAAGACGCCTGGTTCGAGTCGGCCGACGGCACCGCGCTGCACGGCTGGCTGGCCCGGTGCGCCGAGCCGCGGGCCGTGGTCCTCTATTGTCATGGCAACGCGGGGAACATCAGTTACCTGCGGTCGATGCTCGAAGACCTGACGCTGAATCATCAATTGACGGTGTTGGCGTTCGACTACCGCGGCTATGGGCGGAGCGAAGGGATTCCCAACGAACAAGGGATTCTCGACGACGCGCGAGCCGCAAGGGCCTGGCTGGCCGAGCACGCGGGTATAGGCGAGCGCGAGATCGTTCTGATGGGGCGCTCGCTGGGGGGCGGCGTGGCGGTTGACCTGGCCGCCAAGGACGGCGCGCGGGGCTTGATCCTGGAGAGCACCTTCACGTCCATGCCCGAGGTCGCGGCCGAGCACGTCAAAGTGCTGCCGCTGCGAAGCGTGATGCGCACACGGCTGAACTCGCTGGCCAAGATCGCCGATTACCACGGCCCGTTGTTGCAAAGCCACGGCGACGCCGACCGATTGATTCCCTATGCGATGGGTCGTAAGTTACACGAGGCCGCGCCCGGGCCGAAGCGATTCGTGACCATCACTGGCGGCGATCATAACGACGCGCAGAGCACAGAGTATTTCCAGGCGCTCGACGAGTTCATCGCGTCACTGCCACCGCCGTCGGGGCGCTAG
- a CDS encoding DUF420 domain-containing protein — MSVYQLPAVNAGLNALSTALLLFGWFAIRRGRVDAHRRSMLSAFAVSAVFLGCYLYYHRHAGHVRFTYDVPVIKYGYYAMLFSHILLAIAVPPLVIWAIYLGLKNRLDTHRRVVAWAWPIWLYVSVTGVLIYLALYHFWPSTDLPAIMP, encoded by the coding sequence TTGTCGGTCTATCAATTGCCGGCGGTGAACGCCGGACTCAATGCCCTGTCGACGGCGCTGTTGCTGTTCGGCTGGTTCGCCATCCGCCGCGGCCGCGTCGACGCCCATCGCCGCAGCATGCTGTCGGCCTTCGCGGTCAGCGCGGTCTTTCTTGGTTGCTATCTGTATTACCACCGCCACGCCGGGCATGTGCGTTTCACGTATGATGTGCCGGTAATCAAGTATGGCTACTACGCCATGCTGTTCTCGCACATTCTGCTAGCGATCGCGGTGCCGCCGCTGGTGATTTGGGCGATTTACCTGGGTTTGAAGAATCGGCTCGACACGCACCGCCGCGTGGTGGCTTGGGCCTGGCCGATTTGGCTGTATGTGTCGGTCACCGGCGTGCTGATTTACCTGGCCCTCTATCATTTCTGGCCGTCGACCGATCTGCCCGCTATAATGCCGTGA
- a CDS encoding SCO family protein: MSTMVRVWLTVLVLAVGAYGFYSAWRIRNLAQEKTTADSGRYTPEDALRAFGPGSTSPIAVVPASHTTSAPAAEVSAEAVKPAALQDLAALKFTERSGREFSVAELKDRVWLGSYFFASCTGPCRQINVALSDLQKELSDKDVLIVSITVDPDNDTSEVLQRYAKAFEADERRWLFLTGDFSDIKQLCQSVFQMPIDKKVHTERLTLFDRRGKPRGTFNTAVTAQMITLRKQLEVVLKEPSGDVAGTQASAGDAEAKPAPAAGSEKRS; the protein is encoded by the coding sequence ATGAGCACGATGGTGCGGGTGTGGCTGACGGTGCTGGTGCTGGCCGTGGGAGCGTATGGCTTCTATTCGGCCTGGCGGATTCGCAACCTGGCCCAGGAAAAAACCACGGCCGACTCGGGACGTTACACGCCCGAGGACGCGCTACGAGCATTCGGCCCAGGCAGCACTTCGCCGATCGCCGTGGTCCCGGCCAGCCACACCACGTCGGCTCCGGCCGCCGAGGTCAGCGCCGAGGCCGTCAAACCGGCGGCATTGCAGGATCTGGCTGCTTTGAAGTTCACCGAGCGCTCGGGGCGTGAGTTTAGCGTGGCCGAACTGAAGGACCGTGTCTGGTTGGGAAGCTACTTCTTCGCCAGTTGCACGGGGCCTTGTCGCCAGATCAATGTGGCTCTGTCCGATTTGCAAAAGGAACTATCCGACAAGGACGTGCTGATTGTCAGCATCACGGTCGACCCCGACAACGACACTTCCGAGGTCTTGCAACGCTATGCCAAGGCGTTCGAGGCCGACGAGCGGCGCTGGCTGTTTCTGACCGGCGATTTTTCGGACATCAAGCAGTTGTGCCAGTCGGTGTTCCAGATGCCGATCGACAAAAAGGTTCACACCGAGCGGCTCACGCTGTTCGACCGCCGGGGCAAGCCGCGCGGCACGTTCAACACCGCGGTGACGGCCCAGATGATCACCCTGCGCAAGCAACTTGAGGTGGTGCTGAAAGAGCCGAGCGGCGACGTGGCAGGCACGCAAGCTTCGGCCGGCGATGCCGAAGCCAAGCCAGCGCCGGCCGCCGGGTCGGAGAAGCGCTCGTGA
- a CDS encoding ABC transporter permease has translation MPTLTAEQPATTTTPQGVQPVRAALALAGREMLRFVRQRNRVFGALGQPIIFWLLFGAGLSPTFKMADAGGASGAADAVSYTEYFFPGTLVLILLFTAIFATISIIEDRREGFLQAVLVAPIPGWSIVAGKVLGAASIATLQALIFLALGPLLGLRYTLQSVALIGLLTFAISFALAAVGFIMAWRMDSTQGFHAMMNVFLMPMWLLSGAFFPVEHGSLRWLGAANPLTYGVSALRHLIYGSQPRAAGLLADLPSAATSWGVTFLFAAIAFAVACRMTRTRTKGDLL, from the coding sequence ATGCCGACACTAACCGCCGAACAACCTGCGACGACGACCACTCCGCAAGGAGTGCAGCCGGTGAGGGCTGCGCTGGCGCTCGCCGGGCGCGAGATGTTGCGCTTTGTGCGGCAGCGCAATCGAGTGTTCGGCGCGCTGGGGCAACCGATCATCTTCTGGCTATTGTTTGGCGCTGGGCTGAGCCCGACGTTCAAAATGGCCGACGCCGGCGGCGCCTCGGGAGCGGCCGACGCCGTCAGCTACACGGAGTATTTCTTTCCCGGCACGTTGGTGCTGATTCTGCTGTTCACCGCCATTTTCGCCACGATCTCGATCATCGAGGACCGGCGCGAAGGTTTTCTGCAAGCCGTTCTTGTCGCGCCGATTCCGGGTTGGTCGATCGTGGCTGGCAAAGTGCTCGGCGCCGCGTCGATCGCGACGCTGCAAGCGTTGATTTTTCTGGCGCTCGGTCCCCTGCTGGGTTTGCGCTACACGTTGCAAAGCGTGGCGCTGATTGGGCTACTGACATTTGCCATCTCGTTCGCCTTGGCGGCGGTCGGTTTTATCATGGCCTGGCGGATGGACTCGACCCAGGGGTTCCATGCTATGATGAACGTCTTCCTGATGCCGATGTGGCTGCTGTCGGGAGCATTTTTCCCCGTCGAGCATGGCAGCCTGCGTTGGCTCGGCGCGGCGAACCCATTGACCTACGGCGTGAGCGCGCTTCGACATTTGATCTATGGATCGCAACCCCGCGCGGCTGGCTTGCTCGCCGATCTGCCGAGCGCCGCCACGAGCTGGGGGGTGACGTTCCTGTTCGCGGCAATCGCGTTCGCCGTGGCGTGTCGCATGACCCGCACGCGAACCAAAGGAGACTTGTTATGA
- a CDS encoding ATP-binding cassette domain-containing protein has product MPAAAIHACQVVHQYGSRRALVGIDLRIAAGELFALLGPNGSGKTTLFRLISTLLPVQQGSITVAGFDVARQTTQVRQHLGVVFQAPSLDRKLTVRENLTFHGPLVGLTGSRLRQATDAMLERFGVADRAGELVERLSGGLRRRVELAKGLLHRPAVLLLDEPSTGLDPAARADLWQLLVELRERDGTTVVLTTHLLEEANQVDRLAIMDGGNIVALDTPDALRATVGADLITIDAADPARLARDIRQQLGIEAVVVDGQIRVQADGGEQLLPRLIAEFRERLTSITLGRPTLEDVFINRTGHRLESPALPT; this is encoded by the coding sequence ATGCCTGCTGCCGCGATTCACGCTTGCCAGGTGGTGCATCAATACGGTTCGCGCCGCGCGCTGGTCGGCATCGATCTGCGGATCGCGGCGGGCGAGTTGTTCGCCTTGCTTGGACCCAACGGCTCGGGCAAGACCACGCTGTTTCGCCTAATCTCGACCCTGCTGCCGGTGCAGCAAGGTTCGATTACCGTGGCGGGTTTCGATGTGGCGCGCCAGACGACGCAAGTCCGTCAGCATCTGGGCGTGGTGTTTCAGGCGCCGAGCCTGGACCGCAAGTTGACGGTTCGCGAGAACCTGACGTTCCACGGGCCACTGGTGGGGCTGACGGGGTCGCGCTTGCGACAAGCGACCGACGCCATGCTCGAGCGATTCGGCGTGGCCGATCGAGCGGGCGAACTGGTCGAGCGATTGTCCGGCGGCCTGCGGCGACGCGTTGAGTTGGCCAAAGGGCTGCTCCACCGCCCGGCTGTATTGTTGCTTGACGAGCCGAGCACCGGGCTCGATCCGGCGGCGCGGGCCGATCTGTGGCAGTTGCTCGTCGAACTGCGCGAGCGGGACGGGACGACCGTGGTGCTGACGACGCACCTGCTCGAAGAAGCCAACCAGGTCGATCGTTTGGCGATCATGGACGGTGGCAACATCGTGGCCCTCGACACGCCCGACGCCTTGCGAGCCACGGTCGGCGCGGACCTGATCACGATCGACGCGGCCGATCCCGCGCGGCTGGCCCGCGACATTCGGCAACAACTCGGGATCGAAGCCGTCGTGGTCGATGGCCAAATCCGCGTGCAGGCTGACGGGGGCGAGCAACTGTTGCCACGCCTGATCGCTGAGTTTCGCGAGCGGCTGACGTCGATCACGCTGGGCCGGCCCACGCTCGAAGATGTGTTCATCAACCGCACGGGGCATCGCCTGGAAAGCCCGGCGTTACCGACATGA